The following are encoded together in the uncultured Sphaerochaeta sp. genome:
- the ssnA gene encoding putative aminohydrolase SsnA, with protein sequence MATTVIKQTRIMQTQPPFEVQEGVDIVIVDDVITKVSKGAAETIHADKVIDGRGKTVIPGNVCSHHHYYSGLSRGMLASAGPQTDFIQILKEWWWRIDRALDEEACYYSSLISSIDAIASGTTTCIDHHASPSYIAGSLDTIAKGMEDVGVRGATCYEVTDRNGGMKEVEAGVEENLRFAMAAKSSSLVRGMIGGHAPFTIPDAGLKLMGEAMAETGAGVHLHVAEDKYDVVHSHHKYHLDIVDRLEKFGLLTDNSLLVHGLWLSEAEVEKINAHGTFLAHNGRSNMNNNVGYFKQIQKVDNLVIGTDGCGGNMFEELKIAFFKHKDQGGSWWPADFVTAMGRGNQLVEKYFDGKYGKVAAGYKADLTICDYHAPTPLVADNAATHFVWGMSSNCVESVMINGKLVMENHQFPGLDVQKIYEEAAKVAKRVWDTVNTIAP encoded by the coding sequence GTGGCTACAACGGTAATTAAACAAACCCGGATTATGCAGACCCAGCCGCCCTTTGAGGTACAGGAAGGTGTTGACATCGTCATCGTCGATGATGTCATCACCAAGGTAAGCAAGGGTGCAGCAGAGACTATACATGCAGATAAGGTTATTGATGGAAGGGGCAAGACGGTAATTCCCGGGAATGTCTGTTCCCATCACCACTATTACTCTGGGCTCTCCAGAGGCATGCTTGCCTCTGCAGGTCCGCAGACTGACTTCATCCAGATATTGAAAGAGTGGTGGTGGCGTATCGACCGTGCCCTTGATGAGGAAGCTTGTTACTACAGCTCTCTGATCAGCTCGATCGACGCCATTGCAAGTGGTACCACCACCTGTATTGACCACCATGCAAGCCCTTCCTATATTGCAGGATCTCTTGACACCATTGCCAAGGGAATGGAAGACGTTGGGGTGCGTGGAGCTACCTGCTACGAAGTTACCGATAGAAACGGTGGAATGAAAGAGGTGGAAGCAGGCGTCGAGGAAAACCTTCGTTTTGCCATGGCCGCCAAGAGCAGTTCACTGGTTCGTGGAATGATTGGGGGACATGCCCCGTTCACCATCCCTGATGCTGGGTTGAAGCTTATGGGAGAGGCGATGGCAGAGACAGGTGCGGGCGTCCATCTCCATGTTGCAGAAGACAAGTACGATGTGGTGCACAGCCACCATAAGTACCACTTGGATATCGTTGACCGATTGGAAAAATTTGGACTTCTGACTGATAACTCTCTCTTGGTTCATGGGCTTTGGCTCAGTGAGGCTGAGGTGGAAAAGATCAACGCTCATGGTACGTTCCTTGCACACAATGGACGTAGCAACATGAACAACAATGTTGGTTACTTCAAGCAGATCCAGAAGGTTGATAATTTGGTCATCGGAACTGATGGCTGTGGTGGAAATATGTTTGAAGAGCTCAAGATTGCATTTTTCAAGCATAAGGATCAGGGTGGTTCCTGGTGGCCCGCAGATTTTGTGACTGCCATGGGCCGCGGAAACCAGTTGGTTGAGAAGTATTTTGACGGGAAGTACGGTAAGGTTGCTGCCGGTTATAAAGCTGATTTGACCATCTGTGATTACCATGCACCAACCCCGCTGGTCGCAGACAATGCTGCAACCCATTTTGTATGGGGCATGAGCAGCAACTGCGTGGAAAGTGTCATGATTAATGGAAAGCTGGTGATGGAAAACCATCAGTTCCCAGGCCTTGACGTACAGAAAATCTATGAAGAGGCAGCAAAAGTAGCTAAGCGCGTTTGGGATACAGTAAATACAATCGCTCCGTAA
- a CDS encoding FAD binding domain-containing protein, with translation MIQEYLIANTTEDALNKKRSNTKSVFYAGGTEINRLHSTVEGQTAISLSKLGLDTITDEGSTIKIGSMVTLQQLIESPLIPSWLKDAAHFCGSFTKRNMATIGGNLALMSDHSYLAPALIASRARLLTANLTEKGVYSEDNIPIREYHAYHKQFAGTLLLAVSLSKDDRYVGTVRYAMSSQNRAAVTVGFSATKDSEQVIDHVRVFVAVYGKGVQRLEKVENSIENGELTTREDVQLAVRHDIEVVDDMTGSSDYKRYIASEGVGQLFSAFLKGGAQ, from the coding sequence ATGATACAGGAATATCTCATAGCGAATACTACTGAAGACGCTCTGAACAAGAAGCGTTCAAACACCAAGAGTGTGTTTTATGCTGGGGGGACGGAGATCAACCGTCTTCATTCAACTGTTGAGGGCCAGACTGCCATCAGCCTCTCCAAGCTTGGTTTGGATACCATCACAGATGAAGGTTCCACCATCAAGATTGGGAGCATGGTAACGTTGCAGCAGTTGATCGAATCACCATTGATCCCTTCATGGCTCAAGGATGCTGCTCATTTCTGTGGTTCCTTCACCAAGCGAAATATGGCCACCATCGGAGGCAATCTTGCACTGATGAGTGACCACTCCTATCTTGCTCCAGCATTGATTGCAAGCCGCGCTCGGCTTCTTACGGCCAACCTGACGGAAAAGGGAGTATACAGTGAGGACAATATTCCCATCCGCGAATACCATGCTTATCACAAGCAGTTTGCAGGTACCTTGTTGTTAGCTGTCAGCCTCTCCAAGGATGACCGGTATGTGGGAACCGTGCGATATGCAATGAGCAGCCAGAACCGTGCTGCGGTAACCGTTGGATTCAGTGCAACAAAGGACAGTGAGCAGGTCATAGACCACGTACGGGTCTTTGTCGCTGTATACGGAAAAGGTGTCCAACGATTGGAAAAGGTAGAGAATTCTATCGAGAACGGTGAGTTGACCACAAGAGAGGATGTACAGCTTGCTGTGCGGCATGACATCGAGGTCGTGGACGATATGACTGGCAGCTCCGATTACAAGCGCTATATAGCCAGTGAAGGGGTGGGGCAACTCTTCTCTGCATTTCTCAAAGGAGGTGCACAATGA
- the ygeW gene encoding knotted carbamoyltransferase YgeW: MKDKATIKQMIEELKTLKTDNMYLNDFFHTWKESDDEIAAVFQVAEVLRALRENNISTKVFDSGLGISVFRDNSTRTRFSFASACNLLGLEVQDLDEKTSQIAHGETVRETANMVSFMADVIGIRDDMYIGKGYTYMKTVAEAVQDGYDDGVLEQRPTLVNLQCDIDHPTQSMADMLHVINHFGGVENLKGKKVAMTWAYSPSYGKPLSVPQGIIGLFTRFGMDVVLAHPEGYNVMADVEEVAAENAKKSGGSYKRVESMAEAFKDADIVYPKSWAPFAVMEERTKIVEQGDQEALKALEKTCLANNAKFKDWTCTEELMKTTKDGKALYMHCLPADITGLSCKEGEVEASVFDRYLVPLYKEASYKPYVIAAMIFLAKFQNPSAKLEELLEAAVKRIK, encoded by the coding sequence ATGAAGGACAAAGCCACAATCAAACAGATGATCGAGGAACTGAAAACCCTCAAAACTGACAACATGTATCTCAACGACTTTTTCCATACCTGGAAAGAGAGTGATGACGAAATTGCTGCCGTTTTTCAGGTAGCAGAAGTACTGCGTGCATTACGCGAGAACAATATTTCCACCAAGGTGTTCGACAGTGGACTTGGAATCTCCGTTTTCCGTGACAACTCCACAAGAACACGCTTCAGCTTTGCAAGTGCTTGTAACCTGCTCGGCCTTGAGGTCCAGGATCTTGACGAGAAGACCAGCCAGATCGCTCACGGAGAGACCGTTCGTGAAACTGCCAACATGGTGAGCTTCATGGCTGACGTCATCGGTATCCGTGACGACATGTACATTGGCAAGGGTTACACCTACATGAAGACTGTTGCCGAAGCTGTACAGGATGGCTATGACGATGGAGTACTCGAGCAGAGACCCACCTTGGTCAACCTCCAGTGCGATATCGACCACCCAACCCAGAGCATGGCTGATATGCTGCACGTAATCAACCACTTTGGTGGTGTTGAGAATCTCAAGGGTAAGAAAGTAGCCATGACCTGGGCCTACAGTCCTTCATACGGCAAGCCTCTTTCTGTTCCTCAGGGCATCATCGGGTTGTTCACCCGCTTTGGCATGGATGTCGTACTTGCTCACCCAGAAGGGTACAATGTAATGGCTGATGTTGAAGAAGTCGCTGCAGAGAATGCCAAGAAGAGCGGTGGTTCCTACAAGAGAGTGGAGTCTATGGCTGAAGCATTCAAGGATGCTGATATTGTCTATCCCAAGAGCTGGGCTCCTTTCGCTGTCATGGAAGAGAGAACTAAGATTGTTGAGCAGGGCGACCAGGAAGCATTGAAAGCACTGGAGAAGACCTGTCTGGCAAACAATGCAAAATTCAAGGATTGGACCTGTACTGAAGAGTTGATGAAGACCACCAAGGACGGAAAGGCACTCTACATGCACTGCCTGCCTGCTGACATCACTGGTCTTTCCTGTAAGGAAGGTGAGGTTGAAGCTTCCGTATTCGACAGGTACTTGGTACCCCTGTACAAGGAAGCCAGTTACAAGCCCTACGTCATTGCGGCCATGATTTTCCTTGCAAAGTTCCAGAATCCTTCTGCAAAGCTGGAAGAGCTGCTTGAGGCTGCTGTAAAGCGCATCAAATAG
- a CDS encoding 8-oxoguanine deaminase — MSSSLLLKNIYCLQPTFDGKKYWGADLLIENNKVAKIAPGGGLAAPAKGRTIDCSNHVVIPGLVNTHHHFYQTLTRNHPAVQNAKLFDWLKFLYEVWKYVDEEAVYYSSMLAMAELMKTGCTLTTDHHYLYPRSFKGDLMGLQFEAADTLGMRFSPTRGSMSLSKKDGGLPPDSVVQTEDEILADSERCIKTYHDSAPDAMHKIALAPCSPFSVTKDLMTKTAELARKYGVRLHTHLCETYDEADFCQEMYGMRPVALMQECNLIGDDVFYAHGIHFNDEELKILAKTGSHIAHCPSSNMRLGSGICRVNEMLPMGINVAVAVDGSASNDSSDMLAEVRQAMLLQRVKYGSDALSANEAFTMATENGAKALNFSNVGRLEEGWAADLAIFDVSKLPYAGSQSDPVASLLFCGTNHNTDYTIINGKVVVDHGQLVGYDEQELADKANAISKRMMGQAAKEEAV; from the coding sequence ATGAGTTCCTCGCTTCTCTTGAAGAACATCTATTGTCTACAACCCACATTTGATGGAAAGAAATATTGGGGCGCTGATTTGTTGATCGAAAACAACAAGGTCGCCAAGATTGCTCCTGGGGGTGGATTGGCTGCTCCCGCAAAGGGTCGTACCATCGACTGCTCAAACCATGTGGTCATCCCTGGTTTGGTCAATACGCATCACCACTTCTACCAGACATTAACCAGAAATCATCCTGCTGTACAGAATGCAAAACTCTTTGATTGGTTGAAATTCCTCTATGAGGTGTGGAAATATGTGGATGAGGAAGCAGTCTATTACTCATCGATGCTTGCAATGGCTGAGTTAATGAAGACCGGATGTACGCTTACCACTGACCACCACTATCTCTATCCCCGTTCTTTCAAGGGTGATCTTATGGGCCTGCAATTTGAGGCTGCAGACACTTTGGGAATGCGCTTCAGTCCCACGAGAGGCTCGATGAGTTTGAGCAAGAAGGATGGAGGACTTCCCCCCGACAGCGTCGTACAGACTGAGGATGAGATCCTCGCTGACAGTGAGCGGTGTATCAAGACTTACCATGATAGTGCCCCGGATGCAATGCACAAGATAGCCCTCGCTCCCTGTAGTCCCTTCAGTGTCACCAAGGATTTGATGACAAAGACCGCTGAACTTGCAAGGAAGTATGGGGTGCGATTGCATACCCATCTCTGTGAGACCTATGATGAAGCTGATTTCTGCCAGGAGATGTATGGGATGCGTCCTGTTGCTCTGATGCAGGAGTGTAATCTTATCGGGGATGATGTCTTTTATGCACATGGAATCCATTTCAATGATGAAGAGTTGAAAATCCTTGCAAAGACAGGTTCCCATATTGCCCATTGCCCGTCCTCGAACATGCGCCTCGGTAGTGGTATCTGCCGGGTCAACGAGATGTTGCCGATGGGTATCAATGTTGCGGTTGCTGTGGATGGAAGTGCCAGCAATGACAGTTCCGATATGCTTGCTGAGGTACGTCAGGCAATGCTTCTGCAACGGGTGAAATATGGTTCTGATGCACTGAGTGCCAATGAGGCATTCACCATGGCAACTGAAAACGGTGCCAAAGCTCTCAATTTCTCGAATGTTGGCCGCCTGGAAGAAGGGTGGGCTGCCGATCTGGCAATTTTTGACGTTTCCAAATTACCCTATGCGGGAAGCCAGAGTGATCCGGTTGCAAGCTTGCTTTTTTGCGGCACCAATCACAACACTGACTATACAATCATTAATGGAAAGGTTGTAGTCGACCATGGGCAGCTGGTCGGATATGACGAGCAGGAACTTGCAGACAAGGCAAATGCCATCAGCAAGCGTATGATGGGTCAAGCTGCCAAAGAGGAGGCTGTATGA
- a CDS encoding molybdopterin-dependent oxidoreductase Mo/Fe-S-binding subunit codes for MNKIVCTVNGKKHTVSCKQSESLREMLVRLGYTSVRDSDDKEGFAGSDTVIFNDVPVYANLMLALQAEGAEIKTAESMGTSRNLNVIQQAMIDAGVVQSAYNAPAAALLLTWLLEHETNPTKEQINQVLSGIFIRDAGYEHYYLAVKLALERMKDGAYKSEISPSFRDELTYVGKPKGKVDGPQLVAGEASFVEDRVLPGYHSMVILRSPYAHAYIKKIDTKKALAMEGVVTIITHENCPDVFYMQAGQGNPEPSPHDRRLLNRKVRHVGDRVAAIVAETYEQAVAARSAIKVEYEVLKPVFTVEEAMEEGAPRVHNGVAEYRSGAPENLEEYNKDADPRDGKVVYQFPLHGDIRRNIASAAHGQIGDVEKGFKEADAVVERTYQTSQIQCTPLEPHLAYARIDGGRLVINASTQVPYHVRRIVSWVCQIPENKIRIIKERVGGGYGSKQDILVEDLVGYATWITGKPIYYRNTREEEFIANSTRHPMRMTVKMGGKKDGTITAVYMDVRANTGPYGNHCLTVPMNACSKTLPLLKCDNMKFDVITYYTNIPPTGAYQGYGAPKGTYSLMTCMAELAEKLGIDYYDMAMKNKVEPGYMLEILKGLGEGREGNVVPVGSCGLEQALTQGAEMIEWGKKVESKDPDWKVGKGFAMIQQGSGLPGLDHSNAWAKLLTDGTFQIFSGGADLGTGLDTITAKMISEAFCVPLDRVTVTSGDTDSCTFDTGAYASSGTYFSGGASYKAAQDLKKNLLDEAAYQMGEKAEDLILRTPGEVYSTKSGKTLGYAKLSHDALTGTGRGQVMGKGSFTTNHNSIPYGAHFVQVAVNVRTGQVKVQKYYALQDAGTPINPELALCQMYGAALKSVGHSLYEQMLLDENGVCINAKLSEYGVPMIDEQPEDFKAVLIDINDEVGPYGAKSISEIATNGAAPALAIAIHDAVGVWMRSWPFSPEKILKELGKI; via the coding sequence ATGAACAAAATTGTCTGTACCGTTAACGGTAAGAAACATACAGTAAGTTGTAAGCAGTCAGAAAGCTTGCGTGAAATGCTCGTTCGCCTGGGGTATACCAGCGTACGAGATAGTGATGATAAGGAAGGTTTTGCAGGCAGTGATACGGTTATTTTCAATGACGTTCCTGTGTATGCCAATCTGATGTTGGCACTCCAAGCCGAAGGTGCTGAGATCAAGACCGCTGAATCGATGGGTACCAGCCGTAACTTGAATGTAATCCAACAAGCCATGATCGATGCAGGCGTCGTACAGAGTGCTTACAATGCACCTGCTGCAGCGTTGCTCCTGACTTGGTTGCTTGAACATGAAACCAATCCTACCAAGGAACAAATCAATCAGGTACTCAGTGGTATCTTTATCCGCGATGCAGGCTATGAACACTACTATCTGGCAGTGAAGTTGGCTCTGGAAAGAATGAAGGATGGTGCATACAAGAGCGAAATTTCTCCCTCCTTCAGAGATGAGCTGACCTATGTTGGAAAGCCCAAGGGAAAGGTCGATGGACCGCAACTGGTTGCAGGCGAAGCCAGCTTTGTTGAGGACAGGGTTTTGCCGGGATATCACTCCATGGTGATTCTTCGCAGCCCATACGCCCATGCTTACATCAAGAAGATCGATACCAAGAAAGCATTGGCCATGGAAGGCGTAGTCACGATCATCACCCATGAGAACTGTCCTGATGTATTCTATATGCAGGCTGGGCAGGGGAATCCAGAACCCAGTCCACACGATCGCCGATTGCTCAACCGGAAGGTTAGGCATGTGGGTGACCGTGTAGCAGCAATCGTTGCAGAAACCTATGAACAGGCAGTTGCTGCTCGATCTGCAATCAAGGTGGAGTATGAGGTACTCAAGCCAGTATTCACCGTCGAGGAAGCAATGGAAGAAGGAGCCCCTCGTGTTCATAACGGGGTGGCAGAGTATCGCAGTGGCGCTCCCGAGAATTTGGAAGAGTATAACAAGGATGCCGACCCCAGGGATGGGAAGGTTGTCTACCAGTTCCCGCTCCACGGCGACATCCGAAGAAATATTGCCTCAGCAGCCCATGGCCAGATTGGTGATGTGGAAAAGGGGTTCAAGGAAGCTGATGCAGTGGTCGAAAGAACCTACCAGACCAGTCAGATCCAGTGCACTCCCCTTGAGCCGCACCTTGCCTACGCTAGGATTGATGGTGGAAGATTGGTAATCAATGCCTCCACCCAGGTTCCCTATCATGTAAGAAGAATTGTCTCCTGGGTATGTCAGATTCCTGAGAACAAGATTCGAATTATCAAGGAGCGTGTTGGCGGTGGGTATGGCAGCAAACAGGATATCCTGGTGGAGGATCTGGTAGGATATGCCACTTGGATTACCGGTAAACCAATCTACTACCGCAATACCCGTGAAGAAGAGTTCATCGCAAACTCCACCCGCCATCCTATGCGGATGACAGTCAAGATGGGTGGAAAGAAAGACGGCACCATTACTGCAGTCTACATGGATGTAAGGGCCAATACAGGACCATACGGCAACCACTGTCTTACCGTCCCGATGAATGCATGCAGCAAGACCCTGCCTTTGCTCAAGTGTGACAACATGAAGTTTGATGTAATCACCTATTACACAAACATTCCACCTACAGGAGCCTATCAGGGCTATGGAGCCCCTAAGGGTACCTACTCCCTGATGACCTGTATGGCGGAGCTTGCAGAGAAGCTGGGAATCGATTACTACGACATGGCCATGAAGAACAAGGTTGAGCCAGGCTACATGCTTGAGATACTCAAGGGTCTTGGTGAAGGTCGTGAAGGAAATGTGGTGCCCGTCGGTTCCTGTGGCTTGGAACAAGCCCTCACCCAGGGAGCTGAAATGATTGAATGGGGTAAGAAAGTTGAATCCAAAGATCCCGACTGGAAAGTAGGCAAAGGGTTTGCCATGATTCAGCAGGGAAGCGGGTTGCCCGGACTCGACCACTCCAATGCATGGGCTAAATTACTGACCGATGGAACGTTCCAGATATTCAGTGGCGGTGCCGATTTGGGTACCGGCCTTGATACCATCACCGCTAAGATGATCAGTGAAGCCTTTTGTGTGCCTCTGGACAGAGTGACGGTTACCAGTGGTGATACCGACAGCTGTACATTTGACACGGGAGCCTATGCTTCCAGTGGGACCTACTTCAGTGGTGGTGCAAGCTACAAGGCTGCACAGGACCTGAAGAAGAATCTGCTTGATGAGGCAGCCTATCAGATGGGAGAGAAAGCAGAGGATTTGATCCTTCGCACTCCTGGAGAGGTGTACAGCACCAAGAGTGGAAAAACACTTGGTTATGCAAAACTCAGTCATGATGCACTTACCGGTACAGGCCGTGGTCAGGTGATGGGAAAAGGCTCCTTTACCACGAACCACAACTCCATCCCTTACGGTGCTCACTTTGTGCAGGTAGCAGTAAACGTCAGAACTGGCCAGGTCAAGGTACAGAAGTACTACGCTCTGCAGGATGCCGGTACCCCGATCAATCCGGAATTGGCACTCTGTCAGATGTATGGTGCTGCCCTGAAATCTGTCGGGCATTCGCTCTATGAGCAGATGCTCCTCGATGAGAATGGTGTCTGCATCAATGCAAAACTGAGTGAGTATGGAGTCCCCATGATTGATGAACAACCAGAAGACTTCAAGGCAGTCCTGATTGATATCAATGATGAGGTAGGTCCCTATGGAGCCAAATCCATCAGTGAGATTGCAACCAACGGAGCAGCTCCAGCTCTCGCCATCGCCATACATGATGCTGTTGGCGTTTGGATGCGTAGCTGGCCGTTCTCACCTGAGAAGATCTTGAAGGAGCTTGGCAAGATTTAA
- a CDS encoding YgeY family selenium metabolism-linked hydrolase, with protein MTIQEQIRAKAAEYRDYTALNLSKMVQTKSYSSQEEDVCRLIVTLCEEAGFDEVYIDGLGSVIGRVGNGPKKIAFDAHIDTVEVGNLKNWDFDPFSGEIKDGKVWGRGSSDQKGGAASMITAGRILKELGYSGEYTAYFTFTVMEEDCDGMCWKYLIEEENFRPDLVVSTEPTTCRLYRGHRGRMEIRVILRGISCHGSAPERGVSAAYKAAKAALAIEQLNKDLKPDAENFLGKGTITVSQMDVKGPSQCAVADYAMLYLDRRLTWGEDADLAISQVREYISKATGDDPESIVVEMPNYEKIGWTKKEYSQELYFPTWKIDADHPLVEAGVAGHEALFGKKPVVDKWTFSTNLVATTGRHKIPAIGFGPGDESQAHAPNEINRVDDLEICAAFYAMLPYSLER; from the coding sequence ATGACAATTCAAGAACAAATTAGGGCAAAGGCTGCCGAGTATCGTGACTACACGGCATTGAATCTCTCAAAGATGGTGCAGACCAAGAGCTATAGCTCCCAGGAAGAGGATGTATGTCGTCTCATCGTAACCCTTTGTGAAGAAGCTGGCTTTGATGAAGTGTATATCGATGGATTGGGCTCGGTTATCGGCCGCGTCGGCAATGGTCCCAAGAAGATTGCTTTTGATGCCCATATCGATACTGTTGAGGTTGGAAACCTGAAGAACTGGGATTTCGATCCTTTCAGTGGTGAGATCAAGGACGGCAAAGTCTGGGGTCGTGGTTCCAGTGACCAGAAGGGTGGTGCAGCTTCTATGATCACTGCCGGTAGAATCCTCAAGGAGCTCGGATACAGTGGTGAGTATACCGCTTATTTTACATTCACCGTCATGGAAGAAGACTGTGATGGTATGTGCTGGAAGTACCTCATCGAGGAAGAGAACTTCAGACCCGATCTTGTTGTTTCCACTGAGCCTACCACCTGCCGCCTCTATCGTGGTCACCGCGGCCGCATGGAGATCAGGGTAATCCTCAGGGGAATTTCCTGTCACGGTAGTGCTCCAGAGCGTGGAGTAAGTGCTGCCTACAAGGCTGCAAAGGCAGCTCTTGCCATCGAGCAGTTGAACAAGGACCTCAAGCCGGATGCAGAGAACTTCCTTGGGAAAGGTACCATCACCGTCAGCCAGATGGATGTAAAGGGACCGAGCCAGTGCGCTGTTGCAGACTATGCAATGCTCTACCTTGACCGCCGTCTTACTTGGGGTGAGGATGCAGATCTTGCTATCTCGCAGGTTCGTGAGTACATCAGCAAGGCAACCGGTGATGATCCAGAGTCAATCGTTGTCGAGATGCCCAACTATGAGAAGATTGGTTGGACCAAGAAAGAGTATTCACAAGAGCTGTACTTCCCTACCTGGAAAATTGACGCTGACCACCCACTGGTAGAAGCTGGTGTTGCCGGCCATGAGGCTCTTTTTGGTAAGAAGCCCGTTGTTGACAAGTGGACTTTCTCCACCAACTTGGTCGCTACCACTGGTCGTCATAAGATTCCTGCTATTGGTTTTGGCCCTGGTGATGAGTCACAGGCTCACGCACCGAACGAAATCAACCGTGTGGATGACCTTGAGATCTGTGCTGCATTCTATGCAATGCTTCCCTATTCCTTGGAGAGGTAG
- a CDS encoding VOC family protein has translation MQFLWTTITVGNMKESLEFYQDILSLPVSSRMQTPTAEIVFLGEGETKIELIHHPGEESSPIGKNISIGLSVENLDDHMAILQEKGISISEGPFSPNPSIRFCFVQDPNGVRVQFVERN, from the coding sequence ATGCAATTTCTTTGGACAACAATAACCGTTGGGAATATGAAAGAGAGCCTGGAATTTTACCAGGATATTCTCTCACTACCGGTATCGAGCAGGATGCAAACACCTACCGCTGAGATCGTGTTTTTAGGAGAGGGAGAAACAAAGATCGAGTTGATTCATCACCCAGGAGAGGAGAGCTCTCCCATAGGAAAAAACATCAGTATCGGACTAAGTGTCGAGAATCTTGATGACCACATGGCAATACTCCAGGAAAAAGGCATTTCCATCTCAGAGGGACCCTTCTCACCGAATCCTTCCATCCGGTTTTGCTTTGTGCAAGACCCGAACGGTGTCCGTGTACAATTTGTGGAACGCAACTGA